Proteins encoded together in one Paracidovorax wautersii window:
- the yihA gene encoding ribosome biogenesis GTP-binding protein YihA/YsxC, whose translation MTTPSHAPVAGSLPPAPDAKVAMGWMHTARFLTTAAQLHHLPPIDVPEIAFVGRSNAGKSTCINTLTQQKQLAFASKRPGRTQHINLFALGKQGVTDAVLADLPGYGYAKVSRSDKLRWQQVMVNYLVSRPGLTGIVLLCDPRLGLTELDEALLEILRPRVEEGLKFLIVLTKADKLTRSEQAKILSITRLQAGGGEVKMFSALKKQGVDEVAQLLWQWSHPAQAAVPAEDSGTQAAPAEAAPRQDSETN comes from the coding sequence CTCCATCACATGCGCCAGTTGCTGGCTCCCTACCGCCGGCACCCGACGCCAAAGTCGCCATGGGATGGATGCACACCGCCCGGTTCCTGACCACGGCGGCGCAGTTGCACCACCTGCCGCCCATCGATGTGCCCGAGATCGCCTTCGTCGGGCGCTCCAATGCCGGCAAATCCACCTGCATCAACACCCTCACGCAGCAAAAGCAGCTGGCCTTTGCGTCCAAGCGGCCGGGCCGCACGCAGCACATCAACCTGTTCGCGCTGGGCAAGCAGGGCGTGACCGACGCCGTGCTGGCCGACCTGCCTGGCTACGGCTACGCCAAGGTGTCGCGCTCGGACAAGCTGCGCTGGCAGCAGGTGATGGTGAATTACCTGGTCAGCCGCCCCGGGCTCACGGGCATCGTGCTGCTGTGCGACCCGCGCCTCGGGCTGACCGAGCTGGACGAAGCGCTGCTCGAAATTTTGCGCCCGCGGGTCGAGGAAGGGCTGAAGTTCCTCATCGTGCTGACCAAGGCCGACAAGCTCACGCGCAGCGAGCAGGCCAAGATCCTGTCCATCACGCGACTGCAGGCTGGGGGCGGCGAGGTGAAGATGTTCTCCGCCCTGAAGAAGCAGGGCGTGGACGAGGTGGCCCAGCTGCTGTGGCAGTGGTCCCACCCCGCGCAGGCCGCCGTGCCGGCGGAAGACAGCGGCACGCAGGCAGCGCCGGCCGAGGCCGCCCCGCGGCAAGATTCAGAGACAAATTAG